From the genome of Saccopteryx bilineata isolate mSacBil1 chromosome 6, mSacBil1_pri_phased_curated, whole genome shotgun sequence, one region includes:
- the LOC136308101 gene encoding UPF0461 protein C5orf24-like has translation MMHPVASSNPAFCGPGKPSCLNEDAMRAAHQFDIYSSQQSKYSHTVSHKPMVCQRQDPLNETHLQITSGRSIEIKDELKKKKNLNRSGKRGWPSGTTKSAGYRTSTGRPLGTTKAAGFKTSPGRPLGTTKAAGYKVSPGRPPGSIKALSRLADLGYGCGTAAFPYPMMQGRAVHGVEETSSEVKPPNE, from the coding sequence ATGATGCATCCTGTTGCCAGCAGTAATCCAGCTTTCTGTGGGCCTGGTAAGCCTTCCTGCCTCAATGAAGATGCCATGAGAGCTGCTCATCAGTTTGACATATATTCCTCCCAGCAAAGCAAATATAGCCACACAGTCAGCCACAAACCAATGGTTTGTCAGAGGCAAGACCCATTAAATGAAACGCACTTGCAGATTACCAGTGGCAGAAGCATAGAGATAAAAGatgaactaaagaaaaagaaaaatctcaatcgATCTGGTAAGCGTGGCTGGCCTTCTGGAACCACCAAATCAGCAGGATATCGAACCAGCACAGGCAGACCCCTGGGAACCACCAAAGCGGCTGGATTTAAGACAAGTCCAGGCAGACCTTTGGGTACAACCAAAGCTGCGGGATACAAAGTCAGCCCAGGGAGACCTCCAGGTAGCATTAAAGCTCTATCCCGTCTTGCCGATCTTGGTTATGGCTGCGGCACTGCTGCTTTTCCTTACCCTATGATGCAGGGCAGAGCGGTTCACGGGGTAGAGGAAACCAGCAGCGAAGTCAAGCCACCCAATGAGTGA